One segment of Mycobacterium spongiae DNA contains the following:
- a CDS encoding transglycosylase family protein, protein MPPAPDAAPVGVDPNLPPAPDVAPVGVDPNLPPAPEAPPVDAPPAPEPAPAGFDPNLPPAPEAPPVDAPLAPAPMDIDPNLPPPPPPGMPPVDEPPAPAPIAYSVNWDAIAQCESGGNWSINTGNGYSGGLQFSAGTWAANGGAGSAHAASREEQIRVAENVLHSQGIGAWPVCGRRG, encoded by the coding sequence CTGCCGCCGGCTCCGGATGCGGCGCCAGTCGGTGTCGACCCGAATCTGCCGCCCGCCCCGGACGTGGCGCCGGTCGGTGTTGACCCGAACCTGCCGCCGGCACCCGAGGCTCCGCCGGTCGATGCGCCACCGGCTCCGGAACCGGCGCCCGCCGGTTTCGACCCGAACCTGCCGCCGGCACCCGAGGCTCCGCCGGTCGACGCGCCTTTAGCGCCGGCACCGATGGACATCGACCCGAATCTGCCGCCCCCACCGCCTCCGGGTATGCCCCCGGTGGATGAACCACCGGCGCCCGCACCGATCGCGTACAGCGTGAACTGGGACGCGATCGCGCAGTGCGAGTCCGGCGGAAACTGGTCGATCAATACCGGTAACGGCTACTCCGGCGGCTTGCAGTTCAGCGCGGGCACCTGGGCGGCCAACGGTGGCGCGGGCTCCGCGCACGCCGCGAGCCGTGAGGAGCAGATCCGCGTGGCCGAAAACGTGCTGCACTCGCAGGGCATCGGCGCCTGGCCGGTCTGCGGCCGCCGCGGCTGA
- a CDS encoding 2-oxoacid:acceptor oxidoreductase subunit alpha: MDPNGSEARPGSDTTESHAEPQRQRLENVVIRFAGDSGDGMQLTGDRFTSEAALFGNDLATQPNYPAEIRAPAGTLPGVSSFQIQIADYDILTAGDRPDVLVAMNPAALKANIGDLPLGGMVIANSDEFTKRNLTKVGYVTNPLESDELEEYVVHAVPMTTLTLGAVEEIGTSKKDGQRAKNMFALGLVSWMYGRPIDTTETFIREKFARKPDIAEANVVALKTGWNYGETTEAFGTTYEVPPATLPPGEYRQISGNTALSYGIVTAGQLADLSVVLGSYPITPASDILHELSKHKNFDVITFQAEDEIGGICAAVGAAYGGALGVTSTSGPGISLKSEALGLAVMTELPLIVIDVQRGGPSTGLPTKTEQADLLQALYGRNGESPLAVLAPRSPADCFETALEAVRIAVSYHTPVILLSDGAIANGSEPWRIPDISALAPIAHTFAKPDEPFEPYARDRETLARQFAVPGTPGLEHRIGGLEAANGSGDISYDPTNHDLMVRLRQAKIDGIHVPDLEVDDPTGDAELLIVGWGSSYGPIGEACRRARRRGTKVAHAHLRYLNPFPANLGEVLRRYPQVVAPEMNLGQLALVLRGKYLVDVQSVTKVKGVSFLADEIGRFIRAAMAGRLAELEQDKTMVAKLSAAMVESGADA, encoded by the coding sequence GTGGATCCCAATGGCAGCGAAGCCAGGCCAGGGTCTGACACCACGGAGTCGCACGCTGAGCCCCAGCGGCAGCGCCTAGAGAATGTGGTTATCCGTTTTGCCGGCGATTCCGGCGACGGGATGCAGCTGACCGGTGATCGATTCACTTCGGAAGCAGCGCTTTTCGGAAACGACCTGGCGACCCAGCCGAACTACCCCGCCGAGATCCGTGCTCCCGCAGGCACTTTGCCCGGGGTTTCGTCCTTTCAGATTCAGATCGCCGACTACGACATCTTGACCGCCGGCGACCGGCCCGACGTGCTCGTCGCGATGAACCCGGCCGCGCTGAAGGCCAACATCGGCGATCTGCCGCTCGGCGGAATGGTGATCGCGAACTCTGACGAGTTCACCAAGCGCAACCTGACCAAGGTGGGCTACGTCACCAACCCGTTGGAGTCCGACGAGCTGGAAGAATACGTCGTCCACGCGGTCCCGATGACCACGCTGACGCTGGGGGCCGTCGAGGAGATCGGCACGTCCAAGAAAGATGGCCAGCGCGCCAAGAACATGTTCGCGCTAGGCCTGGTGTCGTGGATGTACGGGCGGCCGATCGACACTACTGAGACCTTCATCAGGGAGAAGTTCGCCCGCAAGCCCGACATCGCAGAGGCCAACGTCGTGGCGCTCAAGACGGGTTGGAACTACGGCGAGACCACTGAGGCGTTCGGCACGACCTACGAAGTACCACCGGCGACCTTGCCGCCGGGCGAGTACCGGCAGATCTCTGGGAACACTGCACTGTCCTACGGCATCGTCACGGCCGGCCAGCTGGCCGACCTCTCGGTCGTGCTGGGCAGTTATCCCATCACGCCGGCATCGGACATCCTGCACGAGTTGTCCAAGCACAAGAACTTCGACGTGATCACCTTCCAGGCTGAGGACGAGATCGGCGGGATCTGCGCCGCGGTGGGCGCCGCCTACGGCGGCGCGCTGGGAGTCACCAGCACATCGGGTCCGGGTATCTCGTTGAAGTCCGAAGCCCTTGGACTCGCCGTGATGACCGAATTGCCGTTGATCGTTATCGACGTGCAGCGGGGCGGGCCATCGACCGGTCTGCCCACGAAAACTGAGCAAGCTGACCTGCTGCAGGCACTCTACGGCCGCAATGGTGAGTCACCGCTAGCGGTGTTGGCGCCGCGGTCGCCCGCCGACTGTTTTGAAACCGCGCTGGAGGCGGTGCGCATTGCGGTCTCGTACCACACGCCGGTGATTCTGCTGTCCGACGGTGCCATCGCCAACGGCTCGGAACCCTGGCGAATCCCGGACATCAGCGCGTTGGCGCCCATCGCGCACACCTTCGCCAAGCCGGACGAGCCCTTCGAGCCATACGCCCGCGACCGGGAAACCCTTGCCCGGCAGTTCGCCGTCCCGGGTACTCCCGGTCTCGAACACCGCATCGGCGGATTGGAAGCTGCCAACGGCTCGGGCGACATCTCCTATGACCCGACGAATCACGATCTCATGGTCCGCTTGCGGCAGGCCAAGATCGACGGTATCCACGTTCCCGATCTGGAGGTCGACGATCCCACCGGGGATGCCGAACTGTTGATCGTCGGGTGGGGCAGTTCCTACGGCCCGATCGGTGAAGCATGTCGGCGTGCCCGACGCCGGGGAACCAAAGTGGCGCATGCTCATCTGCGCTACCTCAACCCGTTTCCGGCGAACCTGGGTGAAGTGCTGCGGCGTTATCCCCAGGTGGTGGCGCCGGAGATGAACTTGGGTCAGCTGGCGCTGGTGCTGCGCGGGAAGTACCTGGTTGACGTGCAATCGGTCACCAAGGTCAAGGGCGTCTCGTTCCTGGCCGACGAGATCGGGCGTTTTATCCGGGCCGCTATGGCCGGGAGGCTGGCCGAACTGGAGCAAGACAAGACGATGGTCGCCAAATTGTCGGCGGCCATGGTCGAATCGGGCGCTGACGCATGA
- a CDS encoding nuclear transport factor 2 family protein, translating to MSDAANIDLVRRTYAAFSRGDLSELARCFAPDVEHIAPGKHALAGVLRGRDQVLARLSATKAACDDTLTVTLEEAFTNADGQVIAVDRSAASRNGKVLDERVAILFTIADGRVTRFSEFFANPSVLEDFWA from the coding sequence ATGAGCGACGCCGCGAACATCGACCTGGTCCGGAGAACGTACGCCGCGTTCAGCCGCGGTGATCTATCCGAGTTGGCGCGATGCTTTGCCCCCGATGTGGAGCACATCGCCCCGGGCAAGCACGCTCTGGCCGGAGTGCTCCGCGGCCGAGACCAGGTATTGGCCCGCCTGAGCGCCACCAAAGCGGCCTGCGATGACACCCTGACGGTCACACTCGAAGAAGCCTTCACCAACGCGGACGGCCAGGTCATCGCCGTGGACCGGTCAGCGGCCAGCCGGAACGGCAAGGTCCTCGACGAACGCGTGGCGATCCTGTTTACCATCGCCGACGGTCGTGTCACCCGCTTCAGTGAGTTCTTTGCCAACCCATCGGTACTGGAAGATTTCTGGGCATGA
- a CDS encoding 8-amino-7-oxononanoate synthase family protein: MPTGLSYDCLSPAEESRINDMNHYYVMVDSVDGEALGRANIYSVNFDLATTDRKLTPDWRTTIKRWFPGFMKFRFLECGMLTMTGNPLALRSDTSLERVLPVVADQMVQLAQADESDFLMIRDVEPEHYHRYLDILRPFGFLPALGFSRVTTNITWPCLHDALGSMRHKKRNQLANSLRFHERFGIELEELDEYAEHAAVLARLWRNVMRVAKDYQREDLNPEFFAACSRHMRGRSKLFLFRYHGTPVAFILNMWDTDENYVVLEWGVDPTFEHYRQANLYRAALVLSLNHAITLGKRRMEMGVTTYFPKLSIPGALVIPTIYFLRHRTDPVHTTTLARMMMHNIQRPSLPKEMSEQFCRWEERIRLDQDGLSEHDIFRKIDRQHKYTGLKLGGVYGFYPQFTGPQRSTIPVAQLGEIVLLGTNSYLGLATHPEVVAASTDATRRYGTGCSGSPLLNGTLDLHVALEEELAAFLSKPAAVVCSTGYQSNLAAISALCESGDMIIQDALNHRSLFDAARLSGADFTVYRHNDMDHLARVLTRTEGRRRIIVVDAVFSMEGTIADLATITELAARHGCRVYVDESHAMGVLGPNGNGAAGALGVLSSVDLVMGTFSKSFASIGGFIAGERPVIDYIRHNGAGHVFSASLPPAAVAATHAALHVSLREPDRRTRVLASASYAATGMARLGYQAEYHGTPIVPVVLGNPTLAHAGYLRLMRSGVYVNPVAPPAVPEERSGFRTSYIAEHQQRDLDRALDVFADLAEDLIPQGATL; this comes from the coding sequence ATGCCGACCGGCTTGAGTTACGACTGTCTAAGCCCTGCCGAAGAGTCGAGAATCAACGACATGAATCACTATTACGTAATGGTCGATTCGGTCGACGGGGAGGCGCTGGGGCGGGCAAATATCTATAGCGTTAATTTTGATCTTGCCACCACGGATCGCAAACTCACTCCAGACTGGCGAACTACGATCAAACGCTGGTTCCCGGGGTTTATGAAATTTCGCTTCCTGGAGTGCGGAATGCTCACTATGACTGGCAACCCGCTAGCGCTGCGGTCCGACACAAGCTTGGAGCGGGTACTGCCCGTGGTAGCCGACCAGATGGTCCAGTTGGCGCAAGCAGACGAATCGGATTTCCTGATGATCCGCGACGTCGAACCAGAACACTATCACCGCTACCTCGACATCCTGCGCCCGTTCGGATTCCTTCCCGCGCTAGGCTTTTCCCGAGTCACCACGAACATCACCTGGCCCTGCCTGCACGACGCGCTGGGCAGCATGCGTCACAAGAAACGCAACCAGTTGGCCAATTCATTGCGATTCCACGAACGGTTCGGCATCGAGCTCGAGGAACTCGACGAGTATGCCGAGCACGCAGCCGTGCTGGCCCGACTATGGCGAAACGTGATGAGAGTCGCCAAGGACTACCAACGCGAGGACCTCAACCCTGAGTTTTTCGCGGCCTGTTCTCGACACATGCGCGGGCGCAGCAAACTTTTCTTGTTCCGCTACCACGGCACACCGGTGGCGTTCATCTTGAACATGTGGGACACAGATGAGAATTACGTGGTTCTCGAGTGGGGCGTCGACCCTACTTTCGAGCATTACCGGCAGGCGAATCTGTACCGAGCGGCGCTGGTGCTCAGCCTAAACCACGCTATTACCCTGGGAAAACGACGGATGGAAATGGGTGTCACGACCTATTTCCCGAAGCTTAGTATTCCCGGTGCCCTAGTAATACCGACCATCTATTTCCTGCGGCACCGCACGGATCCGGTGCACACGACAACGCTGGCCCGAATGATGATGCATAATATCCAACGTCCATCTTTACCGAAGGAGATGTCGGAACAATTCTGCCGCTGGGAAGAGCGCATACGCCTGGACCAGGACGGGTTATCCGAACACGATATCTTTCGCAAGATCGATCGCCAGCACAAGTACACCGGGCTGAAGCTCGGGGGAGTTTACGGCTTCTATCCGCAGTTCACCGGGCCGCAGCGATCCACGATTCCCGTGGCGCAGTTGGGCGAGATTGTCTTGCTCGGCACCAACTCCTATCTGGGCCTGGCTACTCACCCGGAGGTCGTAGCGGCCTCGACCGACGCAACCAGGCGATACGGCACCGGATGCTCCGGGTCGCCGCTGCTCAACGGCACCCTCGACCTCCACGTAGCGCTCGAGGAAGAACTCGCCGCCTTCTTGAGCAAACCGGCCGCCGTGGTGTGTTCCACCGGCTACCAGAGCAACCTGGCCGCAATCAGTGCGCTGTGCGAATCCGGCGACATGATCATTCAAGACGCGCTCAACCACCGCAGCCTGTTCGACGCCGCGAGATTGTCCGGCGCCGACTTCACCGTGTACCGCCACAACGACATGGACCACCTGGCGCGGGTGCTGACGCGCACCGAGGGGCGCCGCCGGATCATCGTCGTGGACGCGGTGTTCAGCATGGAAGGCACCATCGCTGACCTAGCTACCATCACCGAGCTAGCCGCCCGGCATGGATGCCGGGTGTATGTGGACGAGTCCCACGCAATGGGGGTGCTGGGCCCCAACGGGAACGGCGCAGCAGGCGCCCTGGGTGTCTTATCGAGCGTGGATCTGGTCATGGGCACGTTCAGCAAGTCCTTTGCCTCCATCGGCGGGTTCATCGCCGGCGAGCGGCCGGTCATCGACTACATCCGCCACAACGGGGCAGGCCACGTCTTCTCTGCCAGCCTGCCGCCGGCCGCCGTCGCCGCAACGCATGCTGCACTACATGTCAGCCTGCGCGAACCCGACCGCCGCACGCGAGTGCTCGCCTCCGCGAGCTACGCAGCCACCGGCATGGCCCGGCTGGGTTACCAGGCCGAGTACCACGGCACACCGATCGTGCCGGTCGTCTTGGGCAATCCCACCCTCGCGCACGCGGGCTACCTGCGCCTCATGCGCTCGGGGGTCTACGTCAACCCGGTCGCTCCCCCGGCCGTACCGGAGGAGCGGTCCGGCTTCCGCACTAGCTATATCGCTGAGCACCAACAACGCGACCTGGACCGGGCATTGGACGTGTTCGCCGACCTGGCCGAGGACTTGATCCCCCAAGGAGCCACGCTATGA
- a CDS encoding 2-oxoacid:ferredoxin oxidoreductase subunit beta: protein MTDVTDDLAGTDLGLTPTLSKHTGVPTTDQPQKGKDFASDQEVRWCPGCGDYVILNTIRNFLPELGLRRENIVFISGIGCSSRFPYYLETYGFHSIHGRAPAIATGLALAREDLSVWVVTGDGDALSIGGNHLIHALRRNVNITVLLFNNRIYGLTKGQYSPTSEVGKVTKSTPMGSLDQPFNPVSLALGAEATFVGRALDSDRNGLSEVLRAAAAHRGSALVEILQDCPIFNDGSFDALRKEGAEDRVINVRHGEPIIFGSGGEYCVVKSGFGLDVAKTADVAVEEIVVHDAHADDSAYAFTLSRLSDQNLDHTVLGIFRDVSRPTYDDAARSQVSAAQASNSSDAAALQSLLHGRDTWTVD, encoded by the coding sequence ATGACTGACGTGACCGACGACCTCGCGGGCACAGACCTCGGTCTGACGCCTACCTTGTCAAAACACACTGGGGTGCCCACAACGGACCAACCGCAGAAGGGCAAGGATTTCGCGAGCGACCAAGAGGTGCGCTGGTGCCCGGGATGCGGCGACTACGTCATCCTCAACACTATCCGCAACTTCCTGCCCGAGCTGGGGCTGCGCCGCGAGAACATCGTGTTCATCAGCGGTATCGGCTGCTCGAGCCGGTTCCCCTATTACCTGGAGACTTACGGCTTTCACTCGATCCACGGCCGCGCGCCGGCGATCGCGACCGGTCTGGCGCTGGCCCGCGAGGATCTCTCGGTATGGGTGGTCACCGGTGACGGTGATGCCTTATCGATCGGTGGTAACCACCTGATCCACGCGCTGCGACGCAACGTCAACATCACGGTGCTGTTGTTCAACAACCGGATCTACGGGTTGACCAAAGGCCAATATTCACCGACGTCAGAGGTCGGCAAGGTCACCAAGTCCACTCCGATGGGCTCACTGGATCAACCGTTCAACCCGGTGTCGCTGGCGCTAGGAGCGGAGGCCACCTTCGTCGGGCGCGCACTGGACTCAGACCGCAATGGCCTGTCCGAGGTGCTGCGCGCCGCGGCGGCGCATCGCGGCTCGGCGCTGGTCGAAATCCTGCAGGACTGCCCGATTTTCAACGACGGCTCGTTCGATGCGCTGCGCAAGGAGGGCGCCGAGGATCGGGTGATCAACGTCCGCCACGGCGAGCCCATCATCTTCGGCTCGGGCGGCGAGTACTGCGTCGTGAAATCCGGCTTCGGCCTCGATGTGGCCAAGACGGCCGACGTGGCCGTCGAGGAGATCGTGGTGCACGACGCGCACGCCGACGACTCGGCCTACGCGTTCACCCTCTCACGGCTGTCCGACCAGAACCTCGACCACACCGTGCTTGGCATATTCCGTGACGTCAGCAGGCCGACCTACGACGACGCGGCGCGCTCACAGGTCAGCGCCGCCCAGGCATCGAATAGTTCCGACGCCGCCGCGCTGCAATCGCTGCTGCATGGGCGTGACACCTGGACCGTCGACTGA
- a CDS encoding AMP-binding protein: protein MTAALLSPAAAWQQIAGCTDRTLTIAGEDTQVLSYHELIARAAARVPALRHRGVERGEPVLITVRTDVEFLSCFFGLMLHGAVPVPIPAREALKTSEQFLSRLTPLLSHHRMLICRPAEQDEVHTTTTGCQISTFSSLAEARDEEFGRAAARQLARTGTADWPQCTLDDDAYVQYTSGSTAAPRGVVVTYRNLLSNMDAMARGMELQPDDVMASWLPLHHDMGLVASLMVALFSGTSAMFTTPHRFLYDPLGFLRLLTSCGATINFMPNFALEWLINARNRHSADLTGIDLRAMRRLFIASEPVNAAVMRRFLAGFSDLGLKPTALCSAYGLAESTAAVTLSAPDTGFRTESYSGAEVVTGGRVLDGYEVSIDAPPGQRVGTIKVRGGSVAAKAYVDGNKVDALDDEGFLDTHDLGFLEHDELVILGRQDEVFIIYGENRFPYDIECIVRRESKQHRIKVACFGIGERVVVVLESKSDIPLDETEAERLRLQVIAATGLQLAEIIVVQRGSIPTTTSGKIKRKAVAQAYQTGTLAPECTYNWT from the coding sequence ATGACCGCGGCCTTGCTCTCACCAGCGGCCGCGTGGCAGCAGATAGCGGGATGCACGGACCGCACGCTGACGATCGCCGGCGAGGACACCCAGGTCCTCAGCTACCACGAGCTCATCGCGCGAGCTGCGGCGCGCGTCCCAGCGCTTCGCCATCGTGGCGTCGAGCGCGGCGAACCCGTACTGATCACCGTCCGCACCGATGTGGAATTCCTGTCCTGTTTCTTCGGACTGATGCTTCACGGCGCTGTACCGGTACCCATCCCCGCACGCGAGGCGCTCAAGACCAGCGAGCAATTCCTCAGCCGGCTCACGCCGCTGCTCAGCCACCATCGGATGCTGATCTGTCGCCCAGCCGAACAAGACGAAGTCCATACCACCACCACCGGGTGCCAGATCAGCACATTTTCCTCCCTGGCCGAAGCTCGCGACGAGGAGTTTGGCCGCGCCGCGGCCCGACAACTCGCCCGCACCGGCACCGCCGACTGGCCGCAGTGCACCCTCGACGATGACGCCTACGTCCAGTACACCTCGGGGAGCACCGCCGCACCGCGCGGAGTGGTCGTCACCTATCGCAACCTGCTGTCCAATATGGACGCGATGGCCCGAGGCATGGAATTGCAGCCCGATGATGTCATGGCGAGCTGGCTACCGCTGCACCACGACATGGGGCTGGTGGCCAGCCTTATGGTTGCCCTATTCAGCGGAACGAGCGCGATGTTCACCACGCCACACCGGTTCCTGTATGACCCGTTGGGATTCCTGCGACTGCTCACCAGCTGTGGAGCCACGATCAATTTCATGCCCAACTTCGCGTTGGAGTGGCTGATCAATGCCCGCAACAGGCACAGTGCCGATCTCACAGGCATCGACCTGCGCGCCATGCGCCGCCTGTTCATCGCTTCCGAGCCGGTAAACGCCGCGGTTATGCGCAGATTCCTGGCCGGATTCAGCGACCTTGGACTGAAACCCACCGCCCTCTGTTCGGCCTACGGCCTAGCCGAGTCAACGGCCGCCGTCACGTTGTCGGCCCCCGACACCGGTTTCCGCACGGAATCCTATTCAGGCGCAGAGGTGGTCACCGGCGGTCGTGTGTTGGACGGCTACGAGGTGAGCATCGACGCACCACCGGGCCAACGGGTCGGAACGATCAAGGTACGCGGCGGCAGCGTTGCGGCCAAAGCCTACGTGGACGGCAACAAGGTGGACGCGCTAGACGACGAAGGCTTCCTCGACACCCACGACCTCGGCTTCCTGGAGCATGACGAGTTGGTCATACTCGGCCGCCAAGACGAGGTGTTCATCATCTATGGGGAGAACAGGTTCCCCTATGACATCGAGTGCATCGTTCGCCGAGAGTCCAAGCAGCACCGGATCAAAGTCGCTTGTTTCGGGATCGGCGAACGCGTGGTGGTCGTGCTGGAGAGCAAATCGGACATTCCTCTCGACGAGACCGAAGCCGAGAGGCTAAGACTGCAGGTCATCGCCGCGACAGGGCTCCAGCTGGCCGAGATCATCGTCGTTCAACGTGGCAGCATTCCCACCACCACCAGCGGCAAGATCAAGCGGAAAGCCGTCGCCCAGGCTTATCAAACCGGCACATTGGCCCCCGAGTGCACCTACAACTGGACGTAA
- a CDS encoding MFS transporter, with product MSTTSSGAVRVPRRVVHALDLVNFSLADVRDGLGPYLSIYLLVTSNWDQASIGFVMAVGGIAAIVSQTPMGAFVDRTKAKRALVGTGAVIVTASALAMPLFPDLESISLLQILTGIASSVFAPALAAITLGIVGPQFFAKRIGRNESFNHAGNAAAAAATGGLAYFFGPVVVFWVLAGMAALSLVAVLRIPSDAIDHDVARGMDHAPGEPHRQPSRISVLLQNRNLMIFAAAVVAFHFANAAMLPLVGQVLALQNKQEGTALMSSCIVAAQVVMVPVAYAVGTKADVWGRKPIFLVAFAVLTARGFLYTLSDNSFWLVGVQLLDGIGAGIFGALFPLVVQDVTHGTGHFNISLGAVTTATGIGAALSNLVSGWVVVEAGYNVAFMSLGALAGAGFLLYLIAMPETAPGAVVAGGTHAGEGPPTRSPVPRSDQDSL from the coding sequence GTGAGCACCACGTCATCCGGCGCGGTCCGGGTGCCGCGGCGGGTGGTCCACGCCCTGGACCTGGTGAACTTCTCGTTGGCCGACGTTCGCGATGGGTTAGGTCCCTACCTGTCGATCTACCTGCTGGTGACCAGCAACTGGGACCAAGCCTCCATTGGATTTGTCATGGCGGTAGGCGGGATCGCGGCGATCGTGTCGCAGACGCCGATGGGCGCTTTCGTGGATCGTACGAAGGCCAAGCGAGCGCTCGTCGGCACCGGTGCGGTGATAGTCACCGCGAGCGCGTTGGCGATGCCGCTCTTTCCCGACCTGGAATCGATCTCGTTGCTGCAGATCCTCACCGGGATCGCGAGTTCGGTCTTCGCGCCCGCGTTGGCCGCGATCACATTGGGTATCGTCGGCCCGCAGTTTTTCGCCAAACGGATCGGCCGCAACGAATCGTTCAACCACGCGGGTAATGCGGCAGCGGCTGCCGCCACCGGCGGACTGGCCTACTTTTTCGGGCCGGTCGTCGTATTTTGGGTGCTCGCCGGCATGGCGGCGCTGAGTCTGGTGGCCGTGTTGCGGATCCCGTCCGATGCGATCGACCATGATGTGGCACGCGGAATGGACCACGCACCAGGGGAACCGCATCGGCAACCGTCGCGAATCTCGGTGCTGCTGCAGAACCGGAACTTGATGATTTTCGCGGCGGCGGTCGTAGCATTTCACTTCGCCAACGCGGCCATGCTGCCGCTGGTTGGCCAGGTGCTGGCGTTGCAGAACAAGCAGGAGGGTACGGCGTTGATGTCGTCCTGCATTGTCGCGGCGCAGGTCGTGATGGTGCCGGTGGCTTACGCGGTCGGGACCAAGGCCGATGTCTGGGGCCGAAAGCCGATTTTCCTGGTTGCGTTTGCTGTCTTGACTGCGCGCGGGTTCCTCTACACGCTGTCGGATAACTCCTTTTGGCTTGTCGGCGTGCAGCTGCTTGACGGAATTGGCGCTGGAATCTTCGGGGCACTGTTTCCCCTTGTCGTCCAGGATGTCACGCACGGAACCGGCCATTTCAACATCAGCCTCGGAGCGGTCACTACGGCGACGGGCATTGGGGCCGCACTATCGAATCTCGTTTCCGGCTGGGTCGTTGTCGAGGCGGGTTACAACGTTGCGTTTATGTCGCTGGGTGCCCTGGCCGGCGCGGGTTTCCTCCTCTACCTGATCGCGATGCCGGAAACCGCCCCCGGGGCGGTGGTCGCGGGGGGAACCCACGCCGGCGAGGGTCCGCCAACGCGATCGCCAGTCCCGCGTTCGGATCAGGACTCGCTGTAG
- the mobA gene encoding molybdenum cofactor guanylyltransferase, with product MSDTVPLAGVVLAGGESRRMGRDKATLPYPGGTVTLVEHVLGVVGQRCNPVFVMAAPGQPLPPLEVRVIRDEVRGLGPLPALGRGLRAAAQAGAEFAFVSAVDMPSLTVELIDDLAQRAAVTNADVVLPWDGRSHYLAAVYRTELADRVEALVAAGQRRMSALVDASDAQQIVMSDSRPLANVNSMTDLSAVRALV from the coding sequence ATGTCGGACACGGTGCCACTGGCCGGGGTTGTCCTCGCGGGAGGTGAATCCCGGCGAATGGGCCGCGACAAAGCCACTCTGCCGTACCCAGGGGGCACCGTTACCCTGGTCGAGCACGTACTCGGCGTAGTCGGTCAGCGCTGCAATCCCGTTTTTGTGATGGCTGCTCCGGGGCAACCCTTGCCGCCACTAGAGGTTCGGGTCATCCGTGACGAGGTGCGGGGTCTGGGACCGTTGCCGGCGCTCGGCCGTGGATTACGAGCCGCAGCGCAAGCCGGCGCCGAGTTCGCCTTCGTCAGTGCCGTTGACATGCCTTCTTTGACAGTCGAATTGATCGACGACCTAGCGCAGCGCGCCGCAGTGACGAACGCCGACGTCGTGCTGCCCTGGGACGGTCGCAGCCACTACCTGGCCGCGGTGTACCGGACCGAGCTGGCGGATCGGGTTGAGGCGCTAGTCGCCGCTGGTCAGCGCAGGATGAGCGCCTTGGTGGACGCGTCGGACGCGCAACAGATAGTGATGTCAGATTCGCGCCCGCTGGCCAACGTCAACTCGATGACGGACTTGAGCGCTGTGCGCGCACTGGTGTAG
- a CDS encoding acyl carrier protein yields the protein MNDIINTTIQRILKTERGITANQVLVDDLGFDSLKLFQLITELEDRFDIAISFRDAQSIKTVGDVYTKVARWFPHTDAPKTLAKGAQ from the coding sequence ATGAACGACATCATCAACACCACCATCCAGCGAATATTGAAGACCGAGCGCGGCATCACCGCCAACCAGGTCCTGGTTGATGACCTGGGCTTCGATTCCCTCAAACTGTTCCAGCTGATCACCGAGCTCGAGGACAGATTCGACATCGCCATTTCGTTTCGCGACGCACAAAGCATCAAGACCGTGGGCGATGTCTACACGAAAGTCGCGCGTTGGTTCCCGCATACCGATGCGCCGAAGACACTAGCGAAAGGGGCACAATGA